One genomic segment of Pseudomonas chlororaphis subsp. aurantiaca includes these proteins:
- the thrC gene encoding threonine synthase yields MRYISTRGQAPALNFEDVLLAGLASDGGLYVPENLPRFTQEEIASWAGLPYHELAFRVMRPFVTGSIPDADFKKILEETYGAFSHNAIAPLRQLNGNEWVLELFHGPTLAFKDFALQLLGRLLDYVLEKRGERVVIIGATSGDTGSAAIEGCKRCDNVDIFILHPHNRVSEVQRRQMTTIFGENIHNIAIEGNFDDCQEMVKASFADQGFLKGTRLVAVNSINWARIMAQIVYYFHAALQLGGPARSVAFSVPTGNFGDIFAGYLARNMGLPINQLIVATNRNDILHRFMSGNQYVKETLHATLSPSMDIMVSSNFERLLFDLHGRNGAALAALMDSFKQGGGFSVEQERWTEARKLFDSLAVDDAQTCETIAEVFAQTGEVLDPHTAIGVKAARECRRSLDIPMVVLGTAHPVKFPEAVEKAGIGKALELPAHLSDLFQREERCTVLANDLKAVQAFVSQHGNRGKPL; encoded by the coding sequence ATGCGTTACATCAGCACCCGCGGCCAGGCACCGGCCCTGAATTTCGAAGACGTCCTGCTGGCCGGCCTGGCGAGCGACGGCGGTTTGTACGTACCGGAAAACCTGCCACGTTTCACCCAAGAGGAAATCGCTTCCTGGGCTGGCCTGCCGTATCACGAGCTGGCCTTCCGGGTGATGCGCCCGTTCGTCACCGGCAGCATCCCGGATGCCGACTTCAAGAAAATCCTCGAAGAAACCTACGGTGCGTTTTCCCATAACGCCATTGCCCCGCTGCGCCAGCTGAACGGCAACGAGTGGGTCCTGGAGCTGTTCCACGGCCCGACCCTGGCGTTCAAGGACTTCGCCCTGCAACTGCTGGGTCGCCTGCTGGACTACGTGCTGGAGAAGCGCGGTGAGCGTGTGGTGATCATCGGCGCCACTTCCGGCGATACCGGTTCGGCCGCCATCGAAGGCTGCAAGCGTTGCGACAACGTCGATATCTTCATCCTGCACCCGCACAACCGTGTGTCCGAAGTGCAGCGTCGGCAGATGACCACCATCTTCGGCGAGAACATCCACAACATCGCCATCGAAGGCAACTTCGACGACTGCCAGGAAATGGTCAAGGCCAGCTTCGCCGACCAGGGTTTCCTCAAGGGCACTCGCCTGGTGGCGGTGAACTCGATCAACTGGGCGCGGATCATGGCCCAGATCGTCTACTACTTCCACGCGGCCCTGCAACTGGGCGGCCCGGCGCGTTCGGTGGCGTTCTCGGTACCGACCGGCAACTTCGGCGACATCTTCGCCGGTTACCTGGCCCGCAACATGGGCCTGCCGATCAACCAGCTGATCGTCGCCACTAACCGCAACGACATCCTGCACCGCTTCATGAGCGGCAACCAGTACGTCAAGGAAACCCTGCACGCCACCCTGTCGCCGTCGATGGACATCATGGTCTCGTCGAACTTCGAGCGCCTGCTGTTCGACCTGCACGGCCGCAACGGTGCCGCGCTGGCCGCGCTGATGGACTCCTTCAAGCAAGGTGGCGGTTTCAGCGTCGAGCAGGAGCGCTGGACCGAAGCCCGCAAGCTGTTCGACTCCCTGGCCGTGGACGATGCCCAGACCTGCGAGACCATCGCCGAAGTCTTCGCCCAGACCGGTGAAGTGCTCGACCCGCACACCGCGATCGGCGTGAAGGCCGCCCGTGAGTGTCGTCGCAGCCTGGACATCCCGATGGTGGTGCTGGGCACCGCGCATCCGGTGAAATTCCCGGAAGCGGTGGAAAAGGCCGGGATCGGCAAGGCCCTGGAACTGCCGGCGCACCTGTCCGACCTGTTCCAGCGCGAAGAGCGTTGCACCGTCCTGGCCAACGACCTGAAGGCCGTCCAGGCCTTCGTCAGCCAGCATGGCAATCGCGGAAAACCGCTCTGA
- a CDS encoding transporter substrate-binding domain-containing protein yields the protein MLLRPVFRTLMVLAMLSLAPCLMAAQNLPFKLVPAFVQLQPLTLAPAERQWLAGRGTLKVGISIDDYQPIDITRDRNRYQGISADYLSLVGERLGVSLEVLGFSEREQAVEALRTGAIDILTSANGYERGAAGLHFSSDYMPDRAVVVVRRDEAEIPEDLAGKKVVLLEGYADAKIAHAAYPHSQIILSPNLYSGLEALKQGDVDAFIGNEVIVRAYKALRPYLGLQVRTESRLPPIGFAFATRQTDPLLGRLIERALQSIDDSTHREILARWTTGLGASTGDERIKLSKEERAWLLEHQHVVVASQQYPPYVFKDKDGQWTGLNIDLLNRISRMTGLQFVQEETFSTAHTLDLLLKGRAQMNTTLSANDERCGFLDFTHAFGGSAWVFVVRADDIQLNTFNQLAGKVLALPAKHALESYVRQNYPKVHLRLVDTYLEARALVASGEADATIQNEVEVQGYPANGLRIGRSVEGKWSADELSVRRDQPELLSILNKALEAFPVAELSAIRLKWLGVTPVPVPMWQRVPVWIYWVTFTAILFGLLSLAWNTRLKGQIRQRLQAEQRLNDQLAFKRALLDGIPNPIFVRDLAGRLITCNKSYETQTGMRLEQIKGLCLTELDVLPEATARQLHHEFLEQLESQESVFVDRQIESRNGPVQVYQWTVPFYSAQGELQGLLGGWIDITERKRLEEELLEARRAADQANYAKSAFLSTLSHEIRTPMNAIIGLLELEKEQARLRGMPFSDALRVAYQSAQELVGLMGDNLDLAKIEAGHMQLTPQTVALRGFFEDIQQLFEVTARNKGLHLTLAFDKAADGFYWLDPLRLRQVLHNLLSNALKFTQVGEVRVSVERQADEHGADRLCISVADTGPGISPEKQASLFDPFIQAHVQTTPEQGGTGLGLSICKQLVELMGGRILLQSQPGAGTRVTLELYPEQVVEAFSQSPQVTSERPQSRRMSVLVVDDVRANRMVLSQQLMFLGHKVVALDSAEAALVRWQGEAFDLMMTDCHMPGMSGYQLSEAIREIEAREGRDACPLIGCTANAFEDEQQRCEQAGMDELLVKPVTLDRLAQMLARFLPRPSFDIQTLRSMTQADEPILQRMLRELWSNLGQEQVALESAVLEQDWARIGASTHRLKGVCCLIDALPLAQVCIDLEAVARARSTAVLAEHWLRLKEAIGCLRSDIEPHLGSD from the coding sequence ATGTTGCTGCGCCCGGTTTTCCGCACATTGATGGTTTTGGCGATGCTGTCTCTGGCCCCGTGCCTGATGGCGGCGCAGAACCTGCCCTTCAAGCTGGTGCCGGCCTTCGTCCAACTGCAACCGCTCACCCTGGCTCCGGCCGAACGGCAATGGCTGGCGGGCCGTGGCACCTTGAAGGTGGGCATTTCGATCGACGACTACCAGCCGATCGACATCACCCGCGACCGCAACCGCTACCAGGGCATCAGCGCCGATTACCTGAGCCTGGTGGGCGAACGCCTGGGCGTGTCCCTGGAAGTCCTGGGGTTCTCCGAGCGCGAACAGGCGGTCGAGGCGCTGCGCACGGGGGCGATCGACATCCTGACCAGTGCCAACGGTTATGAGCGTGGCGCCGCGGGGCTGCATTTCTCCAGTGACTACATGCCCGACCGCGCGGTCGTGGTGGTGCGCCGGGACGAGGCGGAAATTCCCGAAGACCTGGCCGGCAAGAAAGTGGTGCTGCTGGAGGGCTATGCGGACGCCAAGATCGCCCACGCCGCCTATCCCCACAGCCAGATCATTCTTTCGCCCAATCTGTACAGCGGCCTGGAAGCCCTGAAGCAGGGGGATGTCGATGCCTTTATCGGCAACGAGGTGATCGTCCGTGCCTACAAGGCGCTGCGCCCTTACCTGGGGTTGCAGGTCCGCACTGAAAGCCGGCTGCCGCCGATCGGCTTTGCCTTCGCCACGCGCCAGACCGACCCGCTGCTCGGCCGCCTGATCGAACGGGCGCTGCAAAGCATCGACGACTCCACGCACCGGGAGATCCTGGCCCGTTGGACCACCGGGCTGGGCGCCAGCACTGGCGATGAGCGGATCAAACTGAGCAAGGAGGAGCGTGCCTGGCTGCTCGAGCATCAGCATGTGGTAGTGGCTTCCCAGCAGTACCCACCCTACGTGTTCAAGGACAAGGACGGTCAGTGGACCGGGCTGAATATCGACCTGCTCAACCGCATCTCGAGAATGACCGGGCTGCAATTCGTCCAGGAGGAAACCTTCTCCACGGCCCACACCCTGGACCTGCTGCTCAAGGGCCGGGCCCAGATGAACACCACCTTGTCGGCCAACGATGAGCGCTGCGGCTTCCTCGATTTCACCCATGCCTTTGGCGGTTCGGCCTGGGTGTTCGTGGTCCGCGCCGACGACATCCAGCTCAATACCTTCAACCAACTGGCCGGCAAGGTGCTGGCGCTTCCGGCCAAGCATGCGCTGGAGAGTTACGTCCGGCAGAACTACCCGAAGGTCCACCTGCGTTTGGTCGACACCTACCTGGAGGCGCGGGCCCTGGTGGCCAGCGGCGAGGCCGACGCGACCATCCAGAACGAAGTCGAGGTGCAGGGCTACCCGGCGAACGGGCTGCGCATCGGTCGCAGCGTCGAGGGCAAGTGGTCGGCCGACGAATTGTCGGTGCGCCGGGACCAGCCCGAGCTGCTGAGCATTCTGAACAAGGCCCTGGAAGCTTTCCCGGTGGCCGAGCTCAGCGCCATCCGCCTGAAATGGCTGGGGGTGACGCCGGTGCCGGTGCCCATGTGGCAGCGGGTGCCGGTGTGGATCTACTGGGTCACCTTCACCGCGATTCTGTTCGGCCTGCTGTCCCTGGCCTGGAACACCCGGCTCAAGGGGCAGATCCGCCAACGCCTGCAAGCCGAGCAGCGCCTCAACGATCAGCTGGCGTTCAAGCGCGCCTTGCTCGACGGCATCCCCAACCCGATCTTCGTCCGCGACCTGGCCGGGCGCCTGATCACCTGCAACAAAAGCTATGAAACCCAGACCGGTATGCGTCTGGAACAGATCAAGGGGCTGTGCCTGACCGAGCTGGATGTGTTGCCCGAGGCCACGGCCCGGCAGTTGCACCATGAGTTCCTGGAGCAGCTGGAGTCCCAGGAGTCGGTATTCGTCGACCGGCAGATCGAATCCAGGAACGGCCCGGTGCAGGTCTATCAATGGACGGTGCCGTTCTACAGCGCCCAGGGCGAGTTGCAGGGGCTGCTGGGGGGCTGGATCGACATCACCGAGCGCAAGCGTCTCGAGGAAGAGCTGCTGGAGGCGCGTCGCGCCGCGGATCAGGCGAACTACGCCAAGAGCGCCTTTCTCTCGACCCTGAGTCATGAGATTCGCACGCCGATGAACGCGATCATCGGTTTGCTGGAGCTGGAAAAGGAACAGGCGCGCCTGCGCGGCATGCCGTTTTCCGATGCCTTGCGCGTGGCTTATCAGTCGGCGCAGGAGCTGGTCGGCCTGATGGGCGACAACCTCGACCTGGCCAAGATCGAGGCCGGGCATATGCAACTGACGCCGCAGACCGTGGCCCTGCGAGGCTTCTTCGAAGACATACAGCAATTGTTCGAGGTCACCGCGCGCAACAAGGGGCTGCACCTGACCCTGGCCTTCGACAAGGCGGCGGACGGCTTCTACTGGCTCGACCCGTTGCGCCTGCGCCAGGTGCTGCACAACCTGCTGAGCAATGCCCTGAAGTTCACCCAGGTCGGCGAGGTGCGGGTATCCGTCGAGCGCCAGGCCGATGAGCATGGCGCCGACCGCTTGTGCATCAGCGTGGCCGACACCGGGCCAGGCATCAGTCCGGAGAAGCAGGCGAGCCTGTTCGATCCATTCATTCAGGCCCATGTGCAGACGACGCCGGAGCAGGGCGGAACCGGCCTGGGCCTGAGTATCTGCAAGCAACTGGTGGAGCTGATGGGCGGCCGCATTCTGCTGCAAAGCCAACCCGGCGCGGGGACCCGCGTGACCCTCGAGCTCTATCCGGAGCAAGTGGTCGAGGCTTTCAGCCAGTCGCCCCAGGTGACCAGCGAGCGTCCGCAGAGCCGTCGCATGTCGGTGCTGGTGGTCGACGACGTGCGGGCCAATCGCATGGTGCTCAGCCAGCAATTGATGTTCCTCGGGCACAAGGTGGTGGCGCTCGACAGCGCCGAGGCGGCGCTGGTGCGTTGGCAGGGCGAGGCGTTCGACCTGATGATGACCGACTGCCACATGCCGGGCATGAGCGGTTATCAGCTGAGCGAAGCGATACGTGAGATCGAGGCCCGGGAAGGGCGTGACGCCTGCCCGCTGATTGGCTGCACCGCCAATGCCTTCGAGGATGAACAGCAGCGCTGCGAGCAGGCCGGCATGGACGAGCTGCTGGTCAAGCCAGTGACCCTGGACCGGCTGGCGCAGATGCTTGCGCGCTTCTTGCCGCGGCCATCCTTTGATATCCAGACCCTGCGCAGCATGACCCAGGCCGACGAGCCGATCCTGCAACGCATGCTGCGCGAGCTGTGGAGCAACCTGGGGCAGGAGCAGGTGGCCCTGGAGTCGGCGGTGCTGGAGCAGGACTGGGCGCGTATCGGCGCGTCCACGCACCGCCTCAAAGGGGTCTGCTGCCTGATCGACGCGCTGCCGCTGGCCCAGGTCTGCATCGACCTGGAGGCCGTCGCCCGGGCCCGCTCGACGGCGGTGCTGGCGGAGCACTGGCTGCGCCTGAAGGAGGCCATCGGCTGCTTGCGCAGCGATATCGAGCCGCACCTGGGTAGCGATTAA
- a CDS encoding EAL domain-containing response regulator — protein MHSLKVLVLEDNSFQLMALHQMLNANGVFNVLNAESVAAARQSLDSKGPVDIAICDLYLEQADGLELIRYLADQQRAKALIILSDAQADVREGAAAMARQQGLNVLGCLPKPASVTLVNELLSLYQQCFEPGPQALSLAQVRETLALDVFQPEVPTAEEGQAAVLRHGVAHFQPVVSQDGEVQGVEALARWQHPEHGLMLPAEFLPVIEFAGLEEAFTWLMLEQAMQLSAGVRLVMGRSLAISVNIPVGMLELPNFARQLEALLRRFEVPARLLTLEIVETTELQTDTAHVEALLRLRMIGCKLSIGDFGTGGTSLQRLLELPFTELKIPPAFVCGLAADERKSAVVAGAMSMARRMSLGLVLAGIESAADYEAAKRLGQARLQGCFIAEPMSAVAVRQWIARRVRGDLGEEMG, from the coding sequence ATGCACTCGTTGAAAGTGCTCGTTCTTGAAGACAATTCGTTCCAGTTGATGGCCCTGCACCAGATGCTCAACGCCAATGGCGTGTTCAACGTGTTGAATGCCGAAAGCGTTGCCGCCGCCCGGCAATCCCTGGACAGCAAGGGGCCGGTGGACATCGCCATCTGCGATCTGTACCTGGAGCAGGCCGACGGCCTGGAGCTGATTCGTTACCTGGCGGATCAACAGCGGGCGAAGGCGCTGATCATTCTCAGCGACGCGCAAGCGGATGTCCGCGAAGGCGCCGCGGCCATGGCCCGGCAGCAGGGCCTGAATGTGCTGGGCTGTCTGCCCAAGCCGGCCTCGGTCACCCTGGTCAATGAACTGCTGAGCCTGTACCAGCAATGTTTCGAGCCGGGCCCGCAAGCCTTGTCGCTGGCCCAGGTGCGCGAAACCCTGGCACTGGATGTATTCCAGCCTGAGGTCCCGACCGCGGAGGAAGGGCAGGCGGCGGTACTGCGCCATGGGGTCGCGCACTTTCAGCCGGTAGTCAGCCAGGACGGCGAGGTCCAGGGCGTCGAGGCGCTGGCACGCTGGCAGCATCCGGAGCATGGCCTGATGCTGCCCGCCGAATTCCTGCCGGTGATCGAGTTCGCCGGGCTGGAAGAAGCCTTCACCTGGCTCATGCTGGAGCAGGCCATGCAGCTGTCGGCCGGGGTGCGCCTGGTCATGGGCCGTTCGCTGGCGATCTCGGTGAACATTCCGGTGGGCATGCTGGAATTGCCGAACTTCGCGCGTCAGCTGGAAGCCCTGCTGCGCCGTTTTGAAGTGCCGGCACGCCTGCTGACCCTGGAAATCGTCGAGACCACCGAGCTGCAAACCGATACCGCCCATGTCGAGGCCCTGCTGCGCCTGCGCATGATCGGTTGCAAGCTGTCGATTGGCGACTTCGGCACCGGTGGCACCAGCCTGCAGCGTCTGCTGGAGTTGCCGTTCACCGAGCTGAAGATCCCGCCGGCCTTTGTCTGCGGGCTGGCGGCCGATGAGCGCAAGTCGGCGGTGGTGGCCGGCGCCATGAGCATGGCCCGGCGCATGTCGCTGGGTTTGGTGCTGGCCGGTATCGAGAGCGCCGCCGACTATGAGGCGGCCAAACGGCTGGGGCAGGCGCGCCTGCAAGGCTGCTTCATCGCCGAACCCATGAGCGCAGTCGCCGTGCGTCAGTGGATCGCCCGGCGCGTGAGGGGCGACCTCGGCGAAGAGATGGGCTGA
- a CDS encoding response regulator transcription factor encodes MNQTSTKKLRIVLADDHPIFLIGLRAVLERDDNLEIVGEASSPTALGELLQSCPCEVLVTDFMMPGEQQNDGLRLIEQLRRHHPELPIVVVTMLNNAGLFRSILDLGVMGLLSKASLADELPAAISHVRRNKVFVAQAIQQLLSLAGEVGPDRLLSGEQLSPRELEVIRLLAAGLTVGEIAAKLSRSKKTVSTQKVSAMRKLGLSSAAALYIYVQEHGLA; translated from the coding sequence TTGAATCAAACATCCACTAAAAAACTGCGGATCGTCCTGGCTGACGATCACCCGATTTTTCTCATCGGCCTGCGGGCCGTCCTGGAGCGCGACGACAACCTGGAGATCGTCGGCGAAGCCAGCTCCCCGACCGCCCTCGGCGAACTGCTGCAAAGCTGTCCCTGCGAAGTCCTGGTCACCGACTTCATGATGCCGGGAGAGCAGCAGAACGATGGCCTGCGCCTGATCGAACAACTGCGCCGGCATCACCCCGAGCTGCCGATCGTGGTGGTGACCATGCTCAACAACGCCGGGCTGTTCCGCTCGATTCTCGACCTTGGCGTCATGGGCCTGCTGAGCAAGGCCAGCCTGGCCGATGAACTGCCGGCGGCGATCAGCCATGTGCGTCGGAACAAGGTGTTCGTCGCCCAGGCCATCCAGCAACTCCTCAGCCTGGCGGGCGAGGTCGGGCCGGACCGCCTGTTGTCCGGGGAACAGCTGTCGCCCCGCGAGCTCGAAGTGATCCGCCTGCTGGCGGCCGGACTGACGGTCGGGGAAATCGCCGCCAAGCTCAGTCGCAGCAAAAAGACCGTCAGCACCCAGAAGGTCAGCGCGATGCGCAAGCTCGGCCTGTCCAGCGCCGCGGCGTTGTACATCTATGTGCAGGAACACGGGCTGGCCTGA
- a CDS encoding DUF3509 domain-containing protein, with amino-acid sequence MESISLLLGEALSPYQVTLTPRAQGECLVTLKNALGAIVVEREFNQVQLTDKRQLTDVVDGLHRDVLIAEGRLEPCVIAALRNVAQEKAFDSAR; translated from the coding sequence ATGGAAAGTATCAGCCTATTGTTGGGTGAAGCTTTGAGCCCGTATCAGGTAACTCTGACCCCGCGCGCGCAAGGGGAATGCCTGGTGACCCTGAAGAATGCCTTGGGGGCCATCGTGGTCGAGCGTGAGTTCAACCAGGTCCAGTTGACCGACAAGCGCCAGTTGACCGATGTCGTCGACGGCCTGCATCGCGATGTATTGATCGCCGAAGGTCGCCTGGAACCCTGTGTCATCGCGGCCTTGCGCAATGTGGCCCAGGAGAAGGCGTTCGACAGCGCCCGTTGA
- a CDS encoding TIGR02285 family protein: MLLALGTWPQVSQARDTLVWILRDLPPTTIFEGPQKGRGVIDQALPVLMASLPEYDHQIVHVNRARGMQMLREHPFVCDPALMFNLPRAQWIAFSITSFRVFSNGLAVRRKDSDGLQPFIHDGQIDLRALLASAPHSVGVVAERSYGEQIDSLLTQAPPGALMAHYGNSAIGNLLQMQRRGRLKALIGYQPEIRFQAQQQGIDPNDLEFYPIQGMPKYQSVNVGCSNTTQGRQAVERINRALLELRPHSLLELYTEWLEPSLREQYRSDALAFFRDTPQQ; the protein is encoded by the coding sequence ATGTTGCTGGCGCTCGGCACCTGGCCCCAGGTCAGCCAGGCCAGGGACACATTGGTCTGGATCCTGCGCGACCTGCCGCCAACGACGATTTTCGAAGGCCCGCAAAAAGGCCGGGGGGTGATCGACCAGGCCTTGCCTGTGCTGATGGCCAGCCTGCCGGAGTACGACCACCAGATCGTGCACGTCAACCGCGCCCGGGGCATGCAGATGCTCCGGGAGCACCCCTTCGTCTGCGACCCGGCGCTGATGTTCAACCTGCCACGGGCGCAGTGGATCGCGTTTTCCATCACCAGTTTTCGCGTGTTCAGCAACGGCCTGGCGGTGCGCCGCAAAGACAGTGACGGCTTGCAGCCGTTTATCCACGATGGCCAGATCGACTTGCGCGCGCTCCTGGCCAGCGCGCCACACAGCGTTGGCGTGGTGGCCGAGCGCAGTTATGGCGAGCAGATCGACAGCCTGCTCACACAGGCGCCGCCCGGAGCCCTGATGGCCCACTACGGCAACAGCGCCATCGGCAACCTGCTGCAGATGCAAAGGCGTGGGCGCCTCAAAGCCCTGATCGGCTACCAGCCGGAGATTCGTTTCCAGGCGCAACAGCAAGGGATCGATCCAAACGACCTGGAGTTCTACCCGATCCAGGGCATGCCCAAGTATCAATCGGTGAACGTCGGCTGTTCGAACACAACGCAGGGACGGCAGGCGGTGGAGCGCATCAACCGGGCGCTGCTCGAACTGCGCCCGCACAGCTTGCTGGAGCTGTACACCGAGTGGCTGGAACCATCGCTGCGCGAGCAGTACCGCAGCGATGCCCTGGCGTTTTTCCGCGACACGCCGCAGCAATAA
- a CDS encoding CaiB/BaiF CoA transferase family protein: protein MPLTAKPLAGLKVVELGTLIAGPFASRICAEFGAEVVKVESPDGGDPLRKWRKLYEGTSLWWFVQARNKKSLTLNLKHPDGLEVLKKLLAEADILIENFRPGVLEKLGLGWDTLHALNPKLVMVRLSGFGQTGPMKDQPGFGAVGESMGGLRYITGFEDRPPVRTGISIGDSIAALWGVIGALMALRHREVNGGQGQVVDVALYEAIFAMMESMVPEFDVFGFIRERTGNIMPGITPSSIHTSADGKHVQIGANGDAIFKRFMQVIGRDDLANDPALASNDGRDSRRDELYGVIDRWVNSLPLERVLESLNQAEVPASRIFSAEDMFSDPQFLAREMFLQAKLPDGKAFKMPGIVPKLSDTPGSSEWVGPALGEHNAQVLGALGYDNQQIKNLRDSGAI, encoded by the coding sequence ATGCCGCTTACTGCCAAACCCCTTGCCGGCCTGAAAGTCGTCGAACTCGGCACCCTGATCGCCGGCCCGTTCGCCTCGCGCATCTGCGCCGAATTCGGCGCCGAGGTGGTCAAGGTCGAATCGCCCGATGGCGGCGACCCGCTGCGCAAGTGGCGCAAGCTGTATGAAGGCACGTCGCTGTGGTGGTTCGTCCAGGCGCGCAACAAAAAGTCCCTGACCCTGAACCTCAAGCACCCGGACGGCCTGGAGGTGCTGAAGAAGCTGTTGGCGGAGGCCGACATCCTGATCGAGAACTTCCGCCCCGGGGTCCTGGAAAAACTCGGCCTGGGCTGGGACACCTTGCATGCCCTCAACCCCAAGCTGGTGATGGTGCGCCTGTCCGGCTTCGGCCAGACCGGGCCGATGAAGGACCAGCCCGGGTTCGGCGCGGTCGGCGAGTCCATGGGCGGGCTGCGCTACATCACCGGTTTCGAGGACCGTCCGCCGGTGCGCACCGGCATTTCCATCGGCGACTCGATTGCCGCCCTGTGGGGTGTGATCGGCGCGCTGATGGCCCTGCGGCACCGCGAGGTCAACGGCGGCCAGGGCCAGGTGGTGGACGTGGCGCTGTACGAAGCGATCTTCGCCATGATGGAAAGCATGGTCCCGGAGTTCGACGTCTTCGGTTTCATCCGCGAGCGCACCGGCAACATCATGCCCGGCATTACGCCCTCCTCCATTCACACCAGCGCCGATGGCAAGCACGTGCAGATCGGCGCCAACGGCGATGCGATCTTCAAGCGCTTCATGCAGGTGATCGGCCGCGACGACCTGGCCAACGACCCGGCCCTGGCCAGCAACGACGGTCGCGACAGCCGGCGCGACGAGCTGTACGGGGTCATCGATCGCTGGGTCAACTCGCTGCCGCTGGAGCGCGTGCTCGAATCGCTGAACCAGGCGGAAGTCCCCGCCAGCCGCATCTTCAGCGCCGAGGACATGTTCAGCGATCCGCAGTTTCTCGCCCGGGAAATGTTCCTCCAGGCCAAGCTGCCGGACGGCAAGGCATTCAAGATGCCCGGCATCGTGCCGAAACTCTCGGACACCCCGGGCTCGTCCGAATGGGTCGGCCCCGCGCTCGGCGAACACAATGCCCAGGTGCTGGGCGCCCTGGGTTACGACAACCAGCAGATCAAAAACCTGCGTGACAGCGGTGCGATCTAG
- a CDS encoding YaeQ family protein has protein sequence MAQPSTTYKFELNLTDLDRGVYESVKQTIARHPSETEERMTVRLLAYALWYNEHLSFGRGLSEVDEPALWEKSLDDRVLHWIEVGQPDAERLTWCSRRTERTSLLAYGSLRVWQTRVVDAVKNLKNLNIAGVPQDVLEVLAKDMPRVIKWDVMISEGTIFVTDDRGQHEVQLEWLLGER, from the coding sequence ATGGCCCAGCCGTCTACCACCTACAAGTTTGAATTGAACCTGACTGACCTCGATCGCGGGGTGTACGAAAGCGTCAAGCAAACCATCGCCCGCCATCCGTCGGAAACCGAAGAGCGCATGACCGTGCGCCTGCTGGCCTACGCCCTTTGGTACAACGAACACCTGTCGTTCGGTCGTGGCCTGTCGGAAGTGGATGAGCCGGCCCTGTGGGAAAAAAGCCTGGACGACCGTGTGCTGCACTGGATCGAAGTCGGCCAGCCGGACGCCGAGCGCCTGACCTGGTGCTCGCGCCGTACCGAGCGCACCAGCCTGCTGGCCTATGGCAGCCTGCGCGTGTGGCAGACCCGGGTGGTGGACGCGGTGAAGAACCTGAAGAACCTCAATATCGCTGGCGTACCCCAGGACGTCCTGGAAGTCCTGGCCAAGGACATGCCGCGCGTTATCAAGTGGGACGTGATGATCAGCGAAGGCACGATCTTCGTCACCGACGATCGTGGCCAGCACGAAGTCCAGCTGGAATGGCTGTTGGGCGAACGCTGA